The Labilithrix sp. genome contains a region encoding:
- a CDS encoding glutathione S-transferase: MTYELYYWPSIQGRGEFVRLALEDAGLAYVDVARESGTKEMMPVLQGKAGGGRHFAPPVLKDGEVLVSQTAAILDYLASKHRSLLPDSEPGTRSRALQLQLTIADFVAEAHDTHHPIATSQYYEDQKPEAKKRAAAFLTDRVPKFLGFFESCIHDNEVAGTLLGPGFSYVDLSLFQIVQGLAYAFPKAFANTRKKHPRVLALRDRVAVRPNIAKYLASPRRLAFNEDGIFRRYPELDVTRA; encoded by the coding sequence ATGACCTACGAGCTTTACTACTGGCCGAGCATCCAGGGCCGCGGCGAGTTCGTCCGCCTCGCGCTCGAAGACGCGGGCCTGGCGTACGTCGACGTCGCGCGCGAGAGCGGCACGAAGGAGATGATGCCCGTCTTGCAGGGCAAGGCCGGCGGCGGGCGCCACTTCGCGCCGCCGGTGCTGAAGGACGGCGAGGTGCTCGTCTCGCAGACGGCCGCGATCCTCGACTACCTCGCGTCGAAGCATCGGTCGCTCCTCCCGGACAGCGAGCCGGGGACGCGGAGCCGCGCGCTCCAGCTCCAGCTCACGATCGCGGACTTCGTCGCGGAGGCGCACGACACGCACCACCCGATCGCGACGAGCCAGTACTACGAGGACCAGAAGCCGGAGGCGAAGAAGCGCGCGGCCGCGTTCCTCACCGATCGCGTGCCGAAGTTCTTGGGCTTCTTCGAGTCGTGCATCCACGACAACGAGGTCGCGGGCACGCTCCTGGGGCCCGGCTTCTCGTACGTGGACCTCTCGCTCTTCCAGATCGTGCAGGGCCTCGCCTACGCGTTCCCGAAGGCGTTCGCCAACACGAGGAAGAAGCACCCGCGCGTCCTCGCGCTGCGCGATCGCGTCGCGGTGCGCCCCAACATCGCGAAGTACCTCGCGTCGCCGCGGCGGCTCGCCTTCAACGAAGACGGGATCTTCCGGCGCTATCCGGAGCTCGACGTCACTCGAGCGTGA
- a CDS encoding SH3 domain-containing protein, producing the protein MSFLKSVAMISLLALGACATEMADEESGSTESRITGATTEGATLVTTARLNLRATPSTSGKILLTMPLGASVTALAANPKGEFYKVEYDGNEGWASGRYLKAESGAPVNVRAAEDEAEAPAPEPADEADFNGRKYSGVTMLWQGNWDFLIKCDSYSRKAGKVTFYCGPSESRSFVDDEAWIAVPSGMMSKKLCNTKARVCKGDACVVATVIERSVTANRWEGSTAVLEALGVSPSFKSCTSSQGTATGVTVTLE; encoded by the coding sequence ATGTCGTTCCTCAAATCGGTCGCCATGATCTCCCTCCTCGCCCTCGGCGCGTGCGCGACCGAGATGGCGGACGAGGAGAGCGGAAGCACCGAGTCTCGGATCACCGGCGCGACGACGGAGGGCGCGACGCTCGTGACGACCGCGCGCCTGAACCTGCGCGCGACGCCGTCGACCTCGGGGAAGATCCTGCTCACGATGCCGCTCGGCGCGAGCGTCACCGCCCTCGCGGCGAACCCGAAGGGGGAGTTTTACAAGGTCGAGTACGACGGCAACGAAGGCTGGGCGAGCGGCCGCTACCTGAAGGCCGAGAGCGGCGCGCCGGTGAACGTGAGGGCGGCGGAGGACGAGGCCGAAGCGCCGGCGCCCGAGCCGGCCGACGAGGCGGACTTCAACGGCCGTAAATACTCCGGCGTCACCATGCTCTGGCAGGGCAACTGGGACTTCCTCATCAAGTGCGATTCGTACTCGCGCAAGGCCGGCAAGGTGACCTTCTACTGCGGCCCCTCGGAGTCACGCTCGTTCGTCGACGACGAGGCCTGGATCGCGGTCCCGAGCGGCATGATGTCGAAGAAGCTCTGCAACACGAAGGCGCGCGTCTGCAAGGGCGACGCGTGCGTGGTCGCGACCGTCATCGAGCGCTCCGTCACCGCGAACCGCTGGGAGGGCAGCACCGCCGTGCTCGAGGCGCTCGGCGTGAGCCCCAGCTTCAAGAGCTGCACGAGCTCGCAAGGCACCGCGACGGGCGTGACGGTCACGCTCGAGTGA
- a CDS encoding protein kinase, whose protein sequence is MDAPAVSIGTVVAGRYRVDDVLGEGGMGAVWAVVDVETGAPLALKVVLEATPEHVARFGREAKATMRIQSAHVVRVVDVGTIEDTVPFMVMERLEGETLKDLVADGPLPDRAVADLFLQACEGLAHAHALGIVHRDVKPSNLFVLAGRERTLKVLDFGIARMTSYEAYENREKTTTVTDSAALLGSPQYVSPEQLQSPSSVDERADVWSLGISMYLALTGTLPFSGSSLAEVLVAVMSKPTPPLGSKASPAMAAIVQRCLTRSLDDRFRRVSDLAEALAPLASPERAALLPRIRAVAASAAPIVAPVPPSKLRDPNDKTFTLEDSLDEKATVQDLRSQRPASLGSGPLPPIGGAEPVTGTEMAAAMTAPSMRKKRRARSVLGLAFGAGLVVTIAAGGLVVNRLRARPPLEQPEPPLAELPLAEPPAATSVAATSSVTEPAGDPPLELIADGAIAKVVRPTRQRVELLEDGKALLRVGAVKSDLAIEVELANGARAKGVAKPGGPTTIRLVTVPSTKPKPGARPPPKPASTPNELHKSPYD, encoded by the coding sequence ATGGATGCGCCGGCGGTCTCGATCGGCACCGTCGTCGCGGGCCGCTACCGCGTCGACGACGTGCTCGGCGAAGGTGGCATGGGCGCGGTCTGGGCGGTCGTCGACGTCGAGACCGGCGCGCCGCTCGCGCTGAAGGTCGTCCTCGAGGCCACGCCCGAGCACGTCGCGCGGTTCGGCCGCGAGGCGAAGGCGACGATGCGGATCCAGAGCGCGCACGTCGTCCGCGTCGTCGACGTCGGCACGATCGAGGACACGGTCCCGTTCATGGTGATGGAGCGGCTCGAGGGCGAGACGCTGAAGGACCTCGTCGCGGACGGCCCGCTCCCGGACCGCGCGGTCGCGGACCTCTTCCTCCAGGCCTGCGAGGGCCTCGCGCACGCGCACGCGCTCGGCATCGTCCATCGCGACGTGAAGCCGTCGAACCTCTTCGTCCTCGCGGGCCGCGAGCGGACGCTGAAGGTCCTCGACTTCGGCATCGCGCGGATGACCTCGTACGAGGCGTACGAGAACCGCGAGAAGACGACGACGGTGACGGACAGCGCCGCGCTCCTCGGCTCGCCGCAGTACGTCTCGCCCGAGCAGCTCCAGTCCCCGTCGAGCGTCGACGAGCGCGCCGACGTCTGGTCGCTCGGCATCTCGATGTACCTCGCGCTCACGGGCACGCTCCCCTTCAGCGGCAGCTCGCTCGCGGAGGTGCTCGTCGCGGTGATGAGCAAGCCGACGCCGCCGCTCGGCTCGAAGGCGTCGCCGGCGATGGCGGCGATCGTGCAGCGCTGCCTCACGCGCTCGCTCGACGACCGCTTCCGGCGCGTGAGCGACCTCGCGGAGGCGCTCGCGCCGCTCGCGTCGCCCGAGCGCGCCGCGCTCCTCCCGCGCATCCGCGCCGTCGCCGCCTCGGCCGCGCCGATCGTCGCGCCGGTCCCGCCGTCGAAGCTCCGCGATCCGAACGACAAGACGTTCACGCTCGAGGACAGCCTCGACGAGAAGGCGACCGTGCAGGACCTCCGCTCGCAGCGGCCGGCGTCGCTCGGCTCGGGTCCGCTCCCGCCGATCGGCGGCGCGGAGCCGGTGACGGGCACGGAGATGGCGGCCGCGATGACCGCGCCGTCGATGCGCAAGAAGCGCCGCGCGCGCTCGGTGCTCGGCCTCGCGTTCGGCGCGGGCCTCGTCGTCACGATCGCGGCGGGCGGCCTCGTCGTGAATCGCCTGCGCGCGCGCCCGCCGCTCGAGCAACCGGAGCCGCCGCTCGCCGAGCTGCCGCTCGCCGAGCCGCCGGCGGCGACGTCGGTCGCGGCGACGTCGAGCGTGACGGAGCCTGCGGGCGATCCGCCGCTCGAGCTGATCGCCGACGGCGCGATCGCGAAGGTGGTGCGGCCGACGCGGCAGCGGGTGGAGCTCCTCGAGGACGGCAAGGCGCTCCTCCGCGTAGGGGCGGTGAAGAGCGATCTCGCGATCGAGGTGGAGCTCGCGAACGGCGCGCGCGCGAAGGGCGTCGCGAAGCCGGGCGGCCCGACGACGATTCGCCTCGTCACGGTGCCGAGCACGAAGCCGAAGCCGGGCGCGAGGCCGCCGCCGAAGCCGGCGTCGACGCCGAACGAGCTTCACAAGAGCCCTTACGACTGA
- a CDS encoding PIN domain-containing protein, giving the protein MRTITFDTGALIGLERKNARIVAIGRVAKKRGDLIIVPAAVLAEWWRGRSDVRDMILGLVDVEPLDAELAKVAGEAIAAVKGATVVDAIVMASAARSGSAVYTSDLDDLQRLQAFFPDTRIFKV; this is encoded by the coding sequence GTGAGAACGATCACCTTCGATACAGGCGCGCTCATCGGCCTCGAGCGGAAGAATGCGCGTATCGTCGCGATCGGCCGCGTCGCCAAGAAGCGCGGAGACCTCATCATCGTCCCCGCGGCGGTGCTCGCCGAGTGGTGGCGCGGTCGCTCCGACGTGCGCGACATGATCCTCGGGCTCGTCGACGTCGAGCCCCTCGACGCCGAGCTCGCGAAGGTCGCCGGCGAGGCCATCGCCGCGGTGAAAGGCGCCACCGTCGTCGACGCGATCGTCATGGCGTCCGCGGCGCGCTCCGGCAGCGCGGTCTACACGTCCGACCTCGACGATCTGCAGCGGCTCCAGGCCTTCTTCCCCGACACGCGCATCTTCAAGGTGTGA
- a CDS encoding sigma 54-dependent Fis family transcriptional regulator, whose amino-acid sequence MSIGDVTRSATSGGKPILIVRAAALTVVKGNDVGKGARTTSPSFVIGSGPNADLQVSDHAVSREHVILSLEPSGIRLRDRSKNGTKIGGVRVVEAVITADTVLTLGGTSIALQLEAEKLVLPLSEQSTFGDAFGSAPVMRHLFSVLEEAARSDISVLLEGESGVGKDVLARAIHQTSLRRDGPFVVVDCGTMPPNLIESELFGHVRGAFTGATEDRRGLFEEADGGTLFLDEIGELPLDMQPKLLRALETKEVRPVGGKKTKKADVRVVSATNKKLAEGAKRGSFREDLYYRLAVARVTVPSLRDRPDDVLPLATRFLRTTTGDDAAQIPADLAAMLAEYSWPGNVRELRNVIERHVALGDTAIALLVDEKKVRAASERDDLSAHPYHEARRLVLERFEREYIPGVLARTNGVVARAAEHAQIARPSFYRLLERLRIADEQAELKAGGDKDT is encoded by the coding sequence ATGTCGATCGGGGACGTTACTCGCTCCGCTACTTCCGGCGGGAAGCCGATACTGATCGTTCGGGCGGCGGCGCTTACGGTGGTGAAGGGGAACGACGTCGGCAAGGGGGCGCGCACGACGTCGCCGTCGTTCGTGATCGGGTCGGGGCCCAACGCCGACTTGCAGGTGTCCGACCACGCCGTGTCGCGCGAGCACGTCATCCTCTCCCTCGAGCCCTCCGGTATCCGCCTCCGCGACCGGAGCAAGAACGGCACGAAGATCGGCGGCGTCCGCGTCGTCGAGGCGGTCATCACCGCCGACACCGTGCTCACCCTCGGCGGCACGTCCATCGCGCTGCAGCTCGAGGCCGAGAAGCTCGTGCTCCCGCTCTCGGAGCAGTCCACCTTCGGTGACGCCTTCGGCAGCGCGCCCGTGATGCGCCACCTCTTCTCCGTCCTCGAAGAGGCCGCGCGCTCCGACATCTCCGTGTTGCTCGAAGGCGAGAGCGGCGTCGGCAAGGACGTCCTCGCGCGCGCGATCCATCAGACCTCGTTGCGGCGGGATGGGCCCTTCGTCGTCGTCGACTGCGGGACGATGCCGCCCAACCTGATCGAGAGCGAGCTCTTCGGTCACGTCCGCGGCGCCTTCACCGGCGCGACCGAGGACCGGCGCGGGCTCTTCGAGGAGGCCGACGGCGGCACGCTCTTCCTCGACGAGATCGGCGAGCTCCCGCTCGACATGCAGCCGAAGCTCCTCCGCGCGCTCGAGACGAAGGAGGTCCGGCCCGTCGGCGGCAAGAAGACGAAGAAGGCCGACGTGCGCGTCGTGTCGGCGACGAACAAGAAGCTCGCCGAGGGCGCGAAGCGCGGCTCGTTCCGCGAGGACCTCTACTACCGCCTCGCGGTCGCGCGCGTCACCGTCCCCTCCCTCCGCGATCGCCCCGACGACGTGCTCCCGCTCGCGACGCGTTTCCTCCGCACCACCACCGGCGACGACGCCGCGCAGATCCCCGCCGACCTCGCGGCGATGCTCGCGGAGTACAGCTGGCCCGGCAACGTGCGCGAGCTCCGCAACGTCATCGAGCGCCACGTCGCGCTCGGCGACACCGCGATCGCGCTCCTCGTCGACGAGAAGAAGGTCCGCGCCGCGAGCGAGCGCGACGACCTGTCCGCGCACCCGTACCACGAGGCGCGGCGCCTCGTCCTCGAGCGCTTCGAGCGCGAGTACATCCCCGGCGTCCTCGCGCGCACGAACGGCGTCGTCGCCCGCGCCGCGGAGCACGCGCAGATCGCGCGGCCCTCCTTCTACCGCCTCCTCGAGCGCCTCCGCATCGCGGACGAGCAAGCGGAGCTCAAGGCGGGGGGCGACAAGGACACGTAA
- a CDS encoding M20/M25/M40 family metallo-hydrolase → MKRVLLLGPAVLLLVAACGEKSAPKVPAEPPKIPLTPVPPVAEETHLTDIKQLTLAGENAEAYWAFGGRDLILQSRSGDMQCDRIYRMPLGSVLTPPGTPQSVPPLIPVSSGKGATTCSYFMPGDQKVIYASTHLGGDACPPKPDHSKGYVWALYDTYDIFSADSDGKNVVRLTDAKGYDAEATVCAKDGSIVFTSLRDGDIDLYRMDADGKNVKRLTSTPGYDGGAFFNADCSKIVWRASRPKPGKELDDYKGLLAENPPLVRPSKLELMVANADGSEAQQLTYLDAASFAPYWHPNGKRILFSSNYGDPKGREFDIWAINVDGTGLERITYAKGFDGFPMFSPDGSLLAFASNRATPEGKHDTNVFLARWNEAGETKVVETGADRIKKDIAWLADPAREGRGIGTPGLEASGAYIEERMKSLGFKGEGDKESFRQAFPVTTSLKQEDATTVDVAGKPLAKDEYVVLGYSPMKAKVDGEMVFADYGITAKDKDIERDDYAKLNVKGKIVVVRRFVPDAKGFGTPDAQRRFGDIRRKAFWAREKGARALVVVDDPAPPENKPADWKAPDEARLPTQQAEGYADAGLPVVVLKRATGHAIIEKLQKKQAVRAKIVVALTPVQSQAFNVAGRLVAEPKDGKKLPGVIVVGAHYDHLGKGGRHSLAPHSNEPHVGADDNGSGAATLLEVARDLAARKTELKRDVVFVAFSGEEEGVLGSAHFVHEWIKWANEHAPKDPKTGKAPKPSTKFTDLYAMLNMDMVGRMRENRLQVLGAETATEWNEMLDKACGESRVLCAPSGDGYGPSDQINFFSGGAPVLHFFTGTHTDYHKPSDTADKINAAGAMQTGKICADVALAASQREAPLTFKSDAEGPAPHGDMRSFNASLGSIPDYGGPGPGKKGVLLAGVRPGGGADKAGMKKGDVLVRLGKSEIASVEDLMFVLNGSKPGETVPAVVLRDGKEVKLEVTFQESQRPK, encoded by the coding sequence ATGAAGCGTGTGTTGCTGCTCGGGCCGGCCGTCCTCCTCCTCGTTGCTGCTTGCGGAGAGAAATCCGCGCCGAAGGTGCCGGCCGAACCGCCGAAGATCCCGCTCACGCCCGTGCCGCCGGTGGCGGAGGAGACCCACCTCACCGACATCAAGCAGCTCACGCTCGCCGGCGAGAACGCCGAGGCGTACTGGGCGTTCGGCGGGCGCGACCTCATCCTGCAGTCGCGCTCCGGGGACATGCAGTGCGACCGCATCTATCGGATGCCGCTCGGCAGCGTCCTCACGCCGCCGGGCACGCCGCAGAGCGTGCCGCCGCTCATCCCCGTGTCGAGCGGCAAGGGCGCCACGACCTGCTCGTACTTCATGCCGGGCGACCAGAAGGTCATCTACGCCTCGACCCACCTCGGCGGCGACGCGTGCCCGCCCAAGCCCGATCACTCGAAGGGCTACGTCTGGGCGCTCTACGACACCTACGACATCTTCTCCGCCGACTCCGACGGCAAGAACGTCGTGCGGCTCACCGACGCGAAGGGCTACGACGCCGAAGCCACCGTCTGCGCGAAGGACGGATCGATCGTGTTCACGAGCCTCCGCGACGGCGACATCGATCTCTATCGCATGGACGCCGACGGCAAGAACGTGAAGCGCCTCACGAGCACGCCCGGGTACGACGGCGGCGCGTTCTTCAACGCCGACTGCTCCAAGATCGTGTGGCGCGCGTCCCGGCCGAAGCCGGGCAAGGAGCTCGACGACTACAAGGGCCTCCTCGCCGAGAACCCGCCGCTCGTGCGGCCGTCGAAGCTCGAGCTGATGGTCGCGAACGCGGACGGGAGCGAGGCGCAGCAGCTCACGTACCTCGACGCCGCCTCGTTCGCGCCCTACTGGCACCCGAACGGCAAGCGCATCCTCTTCTCCTCCAACTACGGAGACCCGAAGGGGCGCGAGTTCGACATCTGGGCGATCAACGTCGACGGCACCGGCCTCGAGCGCATCACCTACGCGAAGGGCTTCGACGGCTTCCCGATGTTCTCGCCCGACGGCTCGCTCCTCGCGTTCGCCTCGAACCGCGCGACCCCGGAGGGCAAGCACGACACCAACGTGTTCCTCGCGCGCTGGAACGAGGCGGGCGAGACGAAGGTCGTGGAGACCGGCGCCGACCGCATCAAGAAGGACATCGCGTGGCTCGCCGACCCCGCGCGCGAGGGCCGCGGCATCGGCACCCCCGGCCTCGAGGCCTCCGGCGCGTACATCGAGGAGCGCATGAAGTCCCTCGGCTTCAAGGGCGAGGGCGACAAGGAGAGCTTCCGCCAGGCGTTCCCCGTCACGACGAGCTTGAAGCAGGAAGACGCGACCACGGTCGACGTCGCCGGCAAGCCGCTCGCGAAGGACGAGTACGTCGTCCTCGGCTACTCGCCGATGAAGGCGAAGGTCGACGGCGAGATGGTCTTCGCCGACTACGGAATCACCGCAAAAGACAAAGACATCGAACGCGACGATTACGCGAAGCTCAATGTAAAAGGCAAAATCGTCGTCGTGCGGCGCTTCGTGCCCGACGCGAAGGGCTTCGGCACGCCCGACGCGCAGCGGCGCTTCGGCGACATCCGGCGCAAGGCCTTCTGGGCGCGGGAGAAAGGCGCGCGCGCGCTCGTCGTCGTCGACGATCCCGCGCCGCCCGAGAACAAGCCCGCCGACTGGAAGGCGCCCGACGAGGCGCGCCTCCCCACCCAGCAGGCCGAGGGCTACGCCGACGCGGGCCTCCCCGTCGTCGTGCTGAAGCGCGCGACGGGCCACGCCATCATCGAGAAGCTGCAGAAGAAGCAGGCCGTCCGCGCGAAGATCGTCGTCGCGCTCACGCCGGTGCAGTCGCAGGCGTTCAACGTCGCGGGCCGCCTCGTCGCGGAGCCGAAGGACGGCAAGAAGCTCCCCGGCGTCATCGTCGTCGGCGCGCACTACGATCACCTCGGTAAGGGCGGACGTCACTCGCTCGCGCCGCACTCGAACGAGCCCCACGTCGGCGCGGACGACAACGGCTCCGGCGCGGCGACGCTCCTCGAGGTCGCGCGCGATCTCGCCGCGCGCAAGACCGAGCTGAAGCGCGACGTCGTGTTCGTCGCGTTCTCGGGCGAAGAGGAGGGCGTGCTCGGTTCGGCGCACTTCGTCCACGAGTGGATCAAGTGGGCGAACGAGCACGCGCCGAAGGACCCGAAGACGGGCAAGGCGCCGAAGCCGAGCACCAAGTTCACCGATCTCTACGCGATGCTGAACATGGACATGGTCGGCCGCATGCGCGAAAACCGGCTCCAGGTCCTCGGCGCCGAGACGGCGACGGAGTGGAACGAGATGCTCGACAAGGCGTGCGGCGAGAGCCGCGTCCTCTGCGCGCCGAGCGGCGACGGCTACGGCCCGAGCGATCAGATCAACTTCTTCTCGGGCGGCGCGCCGGTGCTGCACTTCTTCACCGGCACGCACACCGACTATCACAAGCCCTCCGACACCGCGGACAAGATCAACGCCGCGGGCGCGATGCAGACGGGGAAGATCTGCGCCGACGTCGCGCTCGCCGCGTCGCAGCGCGAGGCGCCGCTCACGTTCAAGTCCGACGCCGAGGGCCCCGCTCCCCACGGCGACATGCGGAGCTTCAACGCGTCGCTCGGCTCGATCCCCGACTACGGCGGCCCCGGCCCCGGCAAGAAGGGCGTCCTCCTCGCCGGCGTTCGCCCCGGCGGCGGCGCCGACAAGGCGGGCATGAAGAAGGGCGACGTCCTCGTCCGCCTCGGCAAGAGCGAGATCGCGAGCGTCGAGGACTTGATGTTCGTGCTCAATGGCTCGAAGCCCGGCGAGACGGTGCCCGCGGTCGTCCTCCGCGACGGCAAGGAAGTGAAGCTCGAGGTCACGTTCCAGGAGAGCCAGCGCCCGAAGTGA
- the hemL gene encoding glutamate-1-semialdehyde 2,1-aminomutase → MSDPKSIELLARAERLIPGGVNSPVRAFRSVGGQPVFITRAEGASLFGADGKQYTDYVGSWGPMILGHAHPAIVEAITVAARNGTSYGAPTELEVRFAEKVIELYPSIEMMRAVSSGTEACMAALRVARGFTGREAIVKFEGCYHGHADFLLVKAGSGALTFGVPDSAGVPSATAKATITAPFNDVAALEKVFAERGSEIAAVIVEPVVGNMGVVPPAPGFLEAILRLCKDHGAVSIFDEVMTGSRVARGGMQERAKLSPDMTCLGKIIGGGMPLAAYGGRRDIMQKVAPIGPVYQAGTLSGNPVAVSAALALLTRLDAGVYDKLEALGARLEAGLVDGAKKAGLDVCVQRVGSMITPFFTKGPVTSFASAVASDTKRFGKWHAAMLARGQYWPPSQFEAAFLSTAHSEAIVDRTIAAAAESFAEAAK, encoded by the coding sequence ATGTCCGATCCGAAGTCCATCGAGCTCCTCGCGCGCGCCGAACGGCTCATCCCCGGCGGCGTCAACAGCCCCGTGCGGGCGTTCCGCAGCGTCGGCGGTCAGCCGGTCTTCATCACGCGCGCGGAGGGCGCCTCGCTCTTCGGCGCGGACGGCAAGCAGTACACCGACTACGTCGGGTCCTGGGGCCCGATGATCCTCGGCCACGCGCACCCCGCGATCGTCGAGGCGATCACGGTCGCGGCGCGGAACGGCACGAGCTACGGCGCGCCGACCGAGCTCGAGGTCCGGTTCGCGGAGAAGGTCATCGAGCTGTACCCGTCGATCGAGATGATGCGCGCGGTGTCGAGCGGCACCGAGGCGTGCATGGCCGCGCTCCGCGTCGCGCGCGGCTTCACCGGGCGCGAGGCGATCGTGAAGTTCGAGGGCTGCTACCACGGCCACGCCGACTTCCTCCTCGTGAAGGCCGGCTCCGGCGCGCTCACGTTCGGCGTGCCCGACTCCGCCGGCGTCCCGAGCGCCACCGCGAAGGCCACCATCACCGCGCCGTTCAACGACGTCGCGGCGCTCGAGAAGGTCTTCGCCGAGCGCGGGAGCGAGATCGCGGCCGTCATCGTCGAGCCGGTCGTCGGCAACATGGGCGTCGTCCCGCCCGCGCCCGGGTTCCTCGAGGCGATCCTCCGCCTCTGCAAGGATCACGGCGCGGTCTCGATCTTCGACGAGGTCATGACCGGCTCCCGCGTCGCGCGCGGCGGGATGCAGGAGCGCGCGAAGCTCTCGCCGGACATGACCTGCCTCGGCAAGATCATCGGCGGCGGCATGCCCCTCGCCGCGTACGGCGGCCGCCGCGACATCATGCAGAAGGTCGCGCCGATCGGGCCCGTCTATCAGGCCGGCACGCTGAGCGGGAACCCGGTCGCGGTGAGCGCCGCGCTCGCGCTCCTCACGCGGCTCGACGCCGGCGTCTACGACAAGCTCGAGGCGCTCGGCGCGCGGCTCGAGGCGGGGCTCGTCGACGGCGCGAAGAAGGCGGGCCTCGACGTCTGCGTCCAGCGCGTCGGCTCGATGATCACGCCCTTCTTCACGAAGGGACCGGTGACGAGCTTCGCGAGCGCGGTCGCGTCCGACACGAAGCGGTTCGGCAAGTGGCACGCGGCGATGCTCGCGCGCGGGCAATACTGGCCGCCGTCGCAGTTCGAGGCGGCGTTCCTCAGCACCGCGCACAGCGAGGCGATCGTCGACCGTACGATCGCGGCGGCGGCGGAGTCCTTCGCGGAGGCGGCGAAGTGA
- a CDS encoding FAD-dependent monooxygenase, producing the protein MSGANLDTDVLVAGAGPTGLTLAGELLRRGLRVRVIDQSEAPTTLSKAIAVHARTLEIAADLGVADQLLARGVKLVGATLWSKTEELAKVDFAGLETPYPFVLSISQAETEGVLTRLLESRGGKVERDTKLVRLREEDGVVHADLVNLKTEATETVRARWLVGCDGAHSIVRKSIGASFEGHPYEDTFVLADVKIDWDVAPDRVTTFFAEDGIAAFFPMLGDRWRVVASAPPGLAAGEEPTLAALEASIAERAGTPAPMSDCAWLTTFRIHCRQVDRYRKGHVFLAGDAAHIHSPAGGQGMNTGMQDAHNLAWKLALVHQGKGRDVLLDSYAIERHAVGAALLRSTDIGTKLGTIKSPTLIGVRNHLAKFLTGFDPVRRKIVESLSELSVAYEYSPINSEHTSPLLAARIGETADGETPTVGTRLAFQTGPAAGARAPDGTVRRGDETVRLSSLWGGTRFTLLLFDGRSSSADGYEDFEQIAKKTRARWGDRVAVFVVTPQKERPAQLSADITVLHDDDSELEQRYAARTECLFLIRPDLYVGFRSQPADGPELAAYLDTLLV; encoded by the coding sequence GTGAGCGGCGCGAACCTCGACACCGACGTCCTCGTCGCCGGCGCGGGCCCGACCGGCCTCACCCTCGCCGGCGAGCTCCTGCGCCGCGGGCTCCGCGTTCGCGTCATCGATCAGAGCGAGGCGCCGACCACGCTCTCGAAGGCGATCGCGGTCCACGCGCGCACGCTCGAGATCGCGGCCGACCTCGGCGTCGCCGACCAGCTCCTCGCGCGCGGGGTGAAGCTCGTCGGCGCGACGCTCTGGTCGAAGACGGAGGAGCTCGCGAAGGTCGACTTCGCCGGCCTCGAGACGCCGTACCCGTTCGTCCTCAGCATCTCGCAAGCGGAGACGGAGGGCGTGCTGACGCGCCTCCTCGAGTCCCGCGGCGGCAAGGTGGAGCGCGACACGAAGCTCGTGCGCCTGCGCGAAGAAGACGGCGTCGTCCACGCCGACCTCGTCAACCTGAAGACGGAGGCGACCGAGACGGTGCGCGCGCGCTGGCTCGTGGGCTGCGACGGCGCGCACAGCATCGTCCGGAAATCGATCGGCGCCTCCTTCGAGGGCCATCCCTACGAGGACACCTTCGTCCTCGCCGACGTGAAGATCGACTGGGACGTCGCGCCCGATCGCGTCACCACCTTCTTCGCCGAGGACGGCATCGCGGCGTTCTTCCCGATGCTCGGCGACCGCTGGCGCGTCGTCGCGAGCGCGCCGCCCGGCCTCGCGGCGGGGGAGGAGCCGACGCTCGCCGCGCTCGAGGCGTCGATCGCCGAGCGCGCCGGCACGCCCGCGCCGATGAGCGACTGTGCGTGGCTCACGACGTTCCGCATCCATTGCCGGCAGGTGGATCGCTACCGCAAGGGCCACGTGTTCCTCGCCGGCGACGCCGCGCACATCCACAGCCCCGCCGGCGGGCAGGGGATGAACACCGGCATGCAGGATGCACACAACCTGGCGTGGAAGCTCGCGCTCGTGCATCAGGGCAAGGGACGCGACGTGCTCCTCGACAGCTACGCGATCGAGCGGCACGCCGTCGGCGCCGCGCTCCTGCGCTCGACCGACATCGGCACGAAGCTCGGGACGATCAAGAGCCCGACCCTCATCGGCGTCCGCAACCACCTCGCCAAGTTCCTCACCGGCTTCGATCCGGTGCGCCGCAAGATCGTCGAGTCTCTCTCCGAGCTCTCGGTCGCGTACGAGTACAGCCCGATCAACAGCGAGCACACGAGCCCGCTCCTCGCCGCGCGCATCGGGGAGACCGCCGACGGCGAGACCCCCACCGTCGGGACGCGCCTCGCGTTCCAGACCGGCCCCGCGGCCGGCGCGCGCGCGCCCGACGGCACGGTGCGGCGCGGCGACGAGACCGTCCGCCTCTCCTCGCTGTGGGGCGGGACCCGGTTCACGCTCCTCCTCTTCGACGGCCGCAGCTCGTCGGCCGACGGCTACGAGGACTTCGAGCAGATCGCGAAGAAGACGCGCGCGCGCTGGGGCGATCGGGTCGCGGTCTTCGTCGTCACGCCGCAGAAGGAGCGGCCGGCGCAGCTCTCCGCCGACATCACCGTCCTTCACGACGACGACAGCGAGCTCGAGCAGCGCTACGCCGCGCGGACCGAGTGCCTCTTCTTGATCCGCCCCGACCTCTACGTCGGCTTCCGCAGCCAACCTGCGGACGGTCCGGAGCTCGCCGCCTACCTCGACACGTTGCTTGTCTAG